The following is a genomic window from Methanoplanus sp. FWC-SCC4.
GAATAACAGGGTCAGTCTGTATTTTTACCGGCGATAAAATCCGCTTTATCATCGGGCATGAACAATTCAGGTATCAATACAATGATTCATTGCAGAATAAAACAAAATATACCGGAAAGTAAAAGCGGTTTTTGAAATGGTGAACAATAAAATATATGTGGGGAATCTTCTTTACTCCCTTAGTAAAGAAAGACTCGAGGAGCAGTTTTCCCTATACGGAAATGTTACAGGGATCAAAATTGTTCAGCGGAGATATGCCTATATTACATATGAAACTGAAGAAGAGGCCAAAAATGCTGTAAGAAGATCAGACGGCATGATATTCTACGGAAGAAAAATTAAAGTGGAACTCGCAATTAAAGGCAAATAATTTTTTTATCAATATCTTTCTTTTTTTCCGGATGACCGGTGTGCCTATCTAAATAGATCAAATTGAGCTTATCAGGGACAATTATTCGATGCTTTCTGACGAGGTCAGAATCCAGCACTCAAATTTTCCTGAGTGGGTGGTAATTATTTTAATCGCACCTGAACAGACCCCGGTTCTGATGGAATATTTCAGATAAATAATAACAAAGAGCCAAATCAAAGGCTAAATGTTTATTAAATTCCGGCGGAACCGGGATTAAAAAAAATTATTTTTTTAGTTGCTTTCCTTTAACGCTTTTTCAGTCTCCTCAAACACTGCAATCATGGAGTCGTCCGGCTCCGGAGTCATTTTGCTGACCACGTATATTGCAAGCATTGAAAGGATGAATCCGGGCACAATCTCATAGAGTCCGAAGAATGCAAACTGTTTCCATATAAGAACTGTGAGACCACCGATAATAATTCCTGCAAGGGCACCCTGGCGGGTTGTTCTCTTCCAGAATAGTGCCATTAATATTGCCGGACCAAATGCAGCTCCGAATCCCGCCCATGCGTATGAAACAATCGAGAATACAAAGCTGTTTGGATCAATTGCAAGGCCTATTGCGATTACTGCAACGAACAGAACCGAGAAACGGCTGACCCATATGAGTTCTTTGTCCTTTGCATCTTTTTTGAGGAATGCTTTGTAAAGATCCTGTGATACGGCGGAGGCACTGACTAAAAGCTGTGATGAAGCCGTACTCATAATGGCTGCAAGGATACCGCAGTAGATGATGCCTGCCAGGAATGAGAAGAAGACTTCACCGGTCATCACCATGAAAACAGTCTCGGAGTCTGAACCGACCAGAGGCTGGCTAAGGAAAATCTTTCCGATGAGACCGATTGCAACTGCTGAGAGTAATGAGATAATTACCCAGATCATTGCAACATTTCTTGCCTCGGTTATCTCTTCGGGCTTTTTTATTGCCATGAACCTGACAAGAATGTGCGGCTGTCCGAAATACCCGAGACCCCATGCAAGCATTGAGACGATTGCTATGAATGTAAGCGGGCTTCCGCTCTCACCGTCGATGAACGGGTTTAACAGATCAGGATTTATCTGGCTTATTCCTGCCAGTGTTTCCGCAGGACCGCCGATTAAAATCATCGCGGCAATAGGAACAGAGAGCAGGGCAAAGAACATTAGTACTCCCTGAATGAAATCAGTCAGACATACAGCCTTGAATCCCCCTGTAAAGGTGTATGCGACAACGATTAATGAACCGATTAACAAAGCGGCGGTGTAGTCGATTCCAAATACTGTATTGAAGAGTTTTCCGCCTGATACAAACTGTGCTGACGTGTATATCAGGAAAAATATCAGAATAAATACTGAAGAGATCCCCCCGAGAATATCCGATTTGTCATTGAAACGGTTTCTGAAAAAGTCGGGGAGTGTCAGAGAATCGTTTGCAAGATGGGTGTATATACGCAGACGTTTTGCAACGAATTTCCAGTTAAGGAATGTTCCGATAATAAGACCGAGTGCAACCCATATTGCCGACATACCTGATATGTATGCAAGTCCGGGAAGACCCAAAAGGAGCCATCCGCTCATATCCGATGCTTCTGCACTTAATGCAGCAACATAGCGGTTTAGTCCTCTGCTTCCAAGAATATAGTCACTCACTGTGTGGGTCTTTTTGTAGTATAAAAGACCGATTGCAACCATTATACCGAGATATACGATAAAGGCAGCCAGTATTTCAATGCCATTGCTAACCATTGGATTCTCCTAATTTTACTGATGGCTCCTGCCCGGATATTTTAACCGGATTTAATATTCAGGTCGTTCTCTGATTTGTCATCTAAAAGCAGCTGACAACTCACATTGCGGACTTCTCTTAAAAAAAGGATCAGGAACACATCCATTGTTAAAATGTTTACAGGAAGAGTATTTATATGGTAAGTACTTGAATTTTTGAGGGAATATCCATCATGATTAGAGAATTATCTGTATGATGACAATTCCGGTTTAAATCCTCGTAAGAGTCATTGATGTATTAATCAGGAATTTATCAGGACTTTTATTTATATTGGGAGATAATTTAAAAAAATTCATAGAAAAATATAGGACTTCTGTAAATTTCATTGAGATTGGAACGCAGATAAGATTTCATAATATCAATAAAAAACAAAATATTTTGTCTGAAATGAGAGAAAAAAGAGAATATCAGTAATCTGAATTCTCTACGACACTCTCGCCATACTGTCCCAGACTGTAGTTTAAGTTATTGTACTGCAGGGTCATTTTATTTCGCATAAACCGGTAAGGAGTACAGTTATCAGCCGACAGGGAATCGGTGATGTCGCCATCTGAGTCTCCGTAGTAAACAGAGACATTCTCTTCATTTATGTATGGTGTCTTTGACGTGCCGTTTGTAAAGATTACTTTCGGATTCTCAATGCCAAATATTACACTTATATAATCTGAAATTCTCTCCTCGGGAGAACTGTGCTTCTTTGTGATGAATATCACCATGTCGCCACGCTCCCGGTGCATCCGAATGACATTCGCCGCTGCATTTTTCGGCATATAATAGCCGACAAACTCATTGTTGATTGCTCTTACGAACTCGGGATTTTGTTCAGGATTATCCCCAAAGATGTTCGTGTTATCAGGCCCGTCGATATTCGTCATTCCGTAGTAATAGACCGAATCGGTGTAGAAGGTCGTACTGTCCAGATCCAGCCCGGCGATGATAGGGCCGCCCCCTGCAAGACTTTCTGCAATCTCATTTACACTAATGGTTGTATATGACTCACCGGATGCTGCATCTGGTGTCGCATCCACTCTGATATCATCAGCAGTAGTGGCGCACCCGGCACAAAGGATCATAAGAACGGCCACTCCCATAAGGATAGCTGCCTTCCGGACAGCATTTTTATTCATATATATAGGTTTGATAGTGTGAAGATTATATTTTTGATTTCATTTTTTAGGAAACCGATTTCCAAATAATGCAGACAGGAATATTTTAAACGATACCCCTGCAAAAAGGCGCTCAAACGATTAATACGATAGCATACAGGGAATAATCGACAGGATGAGTGACGAAGCTCATGGATATCAGTCATGGCATCCGGTTGCTGCCGTCAAAAAGAGAAGTTGTCCCGGAAGAACTCTGCCATGAGG
Proteins encoded in this region:
- a CDS encoding RNA recognition motif domain-containing protein; the protein is MVNNKIYVGNLLYSLSKERLEEQFSLYGNVTGIKIVQRRYAYITYETEEEAKNAVRRSDGMIFYGRKIKVELAIKGK
- the putP gene encoding sodium/proline symporter PutP, which codes for MVSNGIEILAAFIVYLGIMVAIGLLYYKKTHTVSDYILGSRGLNRYVAALSAEASDMSGWLLLGLPGLAYISGMSAIWVALGLIIGTFLNWKFVAKRLRIYTHLANDSLTLPDFFRNRFNDKSDILGGISSVFILIFFLIYTSAQFVSGGKLFNTVFGIDYTAALLIGSLIVVAYTFTGGFKAVCLTDFIQGVLMFFALLSVPIAAMILIGGPAETLAGISQINPDLLNPFIDGESGSPLTFIAIVSMLAWGLGYFGQPHILVRFMAIKKPEEITEARNVAMIWVIISLLSAVAIGLIGKIFLSQPLVGSDSETVFMVMTGEVFFSFLAGIIYCGILAAIMSTASSQLLVSASAVSQDLYKAFLKKDAKDKELIWVSRFSVLFVAVIAIGLAIDPNSFVFSIVSYAWAGFGAAFGPAILMALFWKRTTRQGALAGIIIGGLTVLIWKQFAFFGLYEIVPGFILSMLAIYVVSKMTPEPDDSMIAVFEETEKALKESN
- a CDS encoding HAD family hydrolase — its product is MGVAVLMILCAGCATTADDIRVDATPDAASGESYTTISVNEIAESLAGGGPIIAGLDLDSTTFYTDSVYYYGMTNIDGPDNTNIFGDNPEQNPEFVRAINNEFVGYYMPKNAAANVIRMHRERGDMVIFITKKHSSPEERISDYISVIFGIENPKVIFTNGTSKTPYINEENVSVYYGDSDGDITDSLSADNCTPYRFMRNKMTLQYNNLNYSLGQYGESVVENSDY